CGGCGGTGGTGAGGATTTTTCAATATGGATGCATAATCGGGCACAGGTGCTGGGAAATGGCTGCACTCTTAGCATGTTACGTTTCTAGAGTTTTAATTCACGGTATAGGTTTTAGGATGATATCgttaattatatattaaaaatactcGGTATAAAGTTAAAGTGATAAGATAGAAACAAGTAGTCCAGCTCTTGGATTGGGGGAAGGTTGATGCAGGACATGGGTTAAAAACAAGTAAAAGGATAGATATTTGTGGATTATCCGCAGAAAATCCACAAGCCTAAGGTGATCATAATCAAAACCCAAGGATTTCTCAACCGCAGAAGAGAGTTTTGTTAGGATCGCAACCCATAACAATAGAGAGAACAATCTCAATTTCAATGATTATCCAATTCTATTTCATAATGAAAGATTACATGAGATTATATAGATAATTATTACTTGGAAGCCAAGTAATATCCTAAAATCaaaatacttatatatatataagctaccatatctaattaaaggaaaCAAGTCCTTTGTTTTATTCTACTATAATAATTATTCTAATAGATTATATAGTTAATAATAGCAGAACACACTTATatctaaataataatatatagtAAATACAAACTAGTATTTTAATTCTTCGTTTGGCATCAAGGGTGAAGTGCCCAGCTCTAGGATTGTGCTTTGATCTCATGCTCAACACCATGTATGATGACTGTGTTGAACACCATGTGCTCTGGTCACATAGCATATATGTATGTTTTTATAGTTTGCAAATGTTCATCGATTCTTACTCTTTACTACGCCATTGTGCTCCCAGCTTGCTTTATCACCTGATTATCGAAATAAAACTTTCAAGTATAATTCTAAATTGATAATCCTATGCACAATTGACTAGTAACTTTGAGGGCTGACAATCACTCAAAATGCAGAGGAGAAAATTTTAAGACATGACAAAGGTTTCATCTGTTGTATGTTTTTAGTTGGCAAAAAAAGAGTTAATTATAGTTTGCATCCCCTAACTTCTAAATAAATGAGTTTTGATGTACATACTATCACAAAAACATTTTGCATCCCCTTAATTTTAAAATGCAACTCAAGACCATTTGCCATTAATTAACACCGTTATAGTTATATATTGCAAGGATATCATTGtcatatactccctccgtcccactggGATGTTTACATTACTATTCGGCACGCAATTCGAGGcttctataaagtatagtttcataatgttttttttaattttttttttgaataaaagtaactatactttaaacgagcattgaaaagcgtgccgaaaagtaatgtaaacaatccagtgggacggagggagtaacaaTAAAAAATTGACAAATAAGAAATTCGggcaaagaaaagaagaaaaaatgaCAAATTTAACCTATTTTTCACAAAGTTGTACTAAAATAATCGGTTCTCAGAAATTGGCCAATTCTAATCTAGCCTTTTGAATCTGTCATTTCAGATGTGTATTCAAGTTATATAATGGTCCTTGTGTTTTTCAACTGCAAGTCTACAACTGGAGCTCTCTGCTTGAAAAAGTATAAGTTAATTTTCATCCCTCCAATATCAAACATCACTTTAGGAATCCTGGCCCACTTCAAAATATTAAGTATTAATGATTATGCAAGTGCCAGTTGCATATCACATTTCTGTTTGTACTGGTTACGCAACTATAAAATGCTTATTGACTGTATACTGGAGTACCAGTTGCGTTATGCCGTTTTAAATAATAAGTAATATTTTTTTGCAAATGCGTGATCACAATACCCTACTATCTAATGCGTATTCAATCGGCTATTGTCAATATTTTTAAAACTGGTTATTTTTGTCACGTTGTCCTCCAAAAGAGGTTAAACTTGTCACTCAGCCAGAAAAGAATAGAGCCAAATCCTTATTCTCGTCCTTTAATTCATGCTACTTTTTGTGTTTTGCTTGTTTCAGGCTGTATTGGACCATGCAATACATCAGCCTCAATAatgttatttttaattttaggaAGGAAAAATGTTATTCTGGACTTCTTTTTTGTTAATTTTCTTACTGTCTAATGACAATAATACCCTTGCAAATTAAAAGTATAACTGTGTTAGCCAACAGTTTAGGGTCTTGGGTTGCTTTCTGACCGGAATTTTGAAATTTGGGGGATGCAAATTTCTTTTTAGATAGTGTATATTTTTTTGACAGAGATAGTGTGTATATCAAAACCACCCGTTTATAAGTTAGGGGATGCAAATTGTATTCAAgtcaaaaaaataataaattttgttaatGTCTTTTGCCAAAGCTTTTTAATGTTCTTCCTGTTTTACTGTTTTTGCAGTTTCTTGATGGTTGGGTTATATTTGCTGAGTATGCTAGGCCAAGACCAGTCCCAGGCCAGCCGGACAACACCAATGCCCACCCCCAGTAATCGAATGTTATGGACTAAGCTTTACTATGGCCAAGAATCGCATGTTTATTAGAAGAGCTTATGCGATAGTAATCTATTAACAACTCAttcttatttttattttccctttcGAATATTATAATGGAAGAGAGCAAACTATTTATGTTGCACCTTAAATCAAATATCTAGTATATGTATTGAGAGCATTTTGCAATTAATGGGTTAGTAGTTTTTTTTGTTTGGACGATATCCTGTTTGAACATAGTTCTTTGGAACTAAGATGTACTTTGAACACAGAGGCTTGGATTACTtttatagttttataattatatatttctATTATGATTTTATAAATTGGGGGTTTATTTCTGAATGTTTCTGTTATGTATGATGTGATAATAATTCTAATCTGTGAATATTTTTTTATGCTTGTTTGCGAAAAAAATCTCTCAGATTGTTGCATATTCAATTGCACGAATTGAAAGAAGTCTCTATAACTAGACGTCTAGACTTGGATTTGATAGAGAAGTTAGTGATGGGCTTGGTTGACATTAATGTACCCTAGAAAACACGTTTCTTAAGCACAATATATACTTCATGCAGATACTATGAGTCATacaattttgaatttaaatattGAAGGATGGAACGGCATAAGCATGGCCTGTCGGCTTTGTGTACACTGAATACTATAGATCATACAAAATGTGATCTGACTCTTAAGTTGTATTGTAGCAGACATACTTGGCCACACTAAGATGAATGTTGCAAGTTAGTATCCTATCCACAGGATATTTGCAACAGCTGTCCAGTAATATCAAGTCTATACAACATAATTTTGGTCCATAACCCTAACAATTTATAGCACCGAAAGCAACATTGTTGATTTTTACGTACATTGGGGGTTATATTTATAGCAGGCGATACTGACAAAAAAAAATCAGTGAATCTGTCTTCAGTTGGTGAAATGTTGCGAAATAAAGACAAAGAACAATGTGGCTTCGTATCGTAGCAGAAACGGTGTTCACACTGACTAGGACAGTACTGATAAGCTGTCGTCGTTACGTGGGGGCAGTAGATTGTTGAGAAGTTGGTTTCTTTGAAGTTAACAGGAGAGATTTCCTGGTGCAGGTTGAAACATGAAAGCACAGAGCTTGCAAGGACTAGAAAAATATGAGAACCTTAAATGCTGGAGTTTATGTGGTAGAGGTCAATTGCTATTTCAAATTGTTTAGATGTTGATTTATATTGCCAGGAGTTAATAGATACTACATCTGTATTGTGAATTGTGATACAGATCCAGGAAGTTGCAAAGGACTAAACAGATATAACATAATTAGTTATTTGGATAAGCCTAACTTCTAAATAGAGCACAAACATGTTATACAATTAGGAATGACATTTAGACTCGTATAATTCAATGTATAGTACGTGGCTAGTTCTACGTATAATGGTCCGTATAGATTTGTATTTTGTGTAGTGTATAATTGATTTGATGTAACTTGAATGTAAAATCCATACTAGTGACATGGATGggattattaaaaatttaaagcATACACATTGAACTGACGATGATATGCTTTTCATCTTATTACATACCAGATAATTTCTTTGACTTGTACTACTAGGCGACATTTCTTTTTCCCTCCTTATATGAACGTAAATGATATTTAAGTAAATGAAGAAAATATCACTAATCTTTTAGTGATGAGTTAGCATTTGTTACAACACCCAAATCACTATGATAAAACCGACAAATATCCTAAGTATCTTGAATTATAGATACGGCCCGGCCCACAGGAATTAAAGTAAGATAAAATAACTTGGTAAAAGCGTAATTAAGACAATAGTTTAGTGGCAAATTGGTAGTATTTGAGATAAGACAGAGCTTAATCCAGGCAGCCATGAAAAGATTATTAGTGAAAAGTTTGTGTCTATAAAACGAAGCCGCCCCACTTGTACATGGTAGTATTATTTATCCATTACATGTCCTGCATACATTAATAGCTTCAACTTGATTATAAACCATTTCATAACCATGACAATTTTGGAGTATCTAATCCGGTGCACTTGTTGTTCTAGCTCCGTCAACGAAGCCTCTGCATCTGATGGTTTTAAGGGTCTCGAAAGTGTTTGGCAGGCAGAGAGTGATGAGTCCCGTAACCGGAGAAAGTGTAGCATTAAATCTGGTTCCGCCGCTGCTGAATGGAGGCCTTCTCTTAAAGCTATTTCCGAGGATAATATTGTGGCTGTCAAGAGAAGCAATAGCAGCACAGGTTCGGAAAAAACTCTCAAACGGAAAGTTTCTCCCATGCAGAAATCTAAGGTCCCGACTCGTCGGTCTGAAGATTACCGGTAACTTACTactataatttaataaaaaaaaaaagaaaaaaaattgagacCTCGATATTCTGCTTCTGGTATGAAGAAAGACATGTACAACAACTGATAAATTGATTTTGTATTTGTTTTGATAGGAGTCCTCCCATCCCAGGAATCATACCAGCATTCGCTCCCACGCTGTTTATGTTCTGAGGGATATGTTTAAATAGCATTGGATACTATATCGTATATGTGTGTAATATATGGGTTCTGACTTTGTTCACAGTTTTGTCCTGCAGAtttgttgaatgatattgtaTTATTAGCTCGGTTGTATTTGATTTGAGAATTAATTTACATATTGTAGAACCCTATTGCTATTAATCATTCTTAGATTGTTATATCTTTCAAAACATGTTCGGAGGATCAGGACCTAAGAAACAAGTTTGTTTGTTGATGATTAATCCGATTACCCAGAGTTCCTAACCTATCGTTACTTCTGAAAAG
This sequence is a window from Apium graveolens cultivar Ventura chromosome 9, ASM990537v1, whole genome shotgun sequence. Protein-coding genes within it:
- the LOC141682856 gene encoding uncharacterized protein LOC141682856: MTILEYLIRCTCCSSSVNEASASDGFKGLESVWQAESDESRNRRKCSIKSGSAAAEWRPSLKAISEDNIVAVKRSNSSTGSEKTLKRKVSPMQKSKVPTRRSEDYRSPPIPGIIPAFAPTLFMF